In one Dermacentor variabilis isolate Ectoservices chromosome 4, ASM5094787v1, whole genome shotgun sequence genomic region, the following are encoded:
- the Chrac-16 gene encoding chromatin accessibility complex protein 1, translated as MEAGPTHRTGFPVSRVRMIMRSSPEVSCIGQDAVQITTKAAEKFVVFLAREALKHSKDHRTIEYSDLAAVIDAQERLDFLNDIVPQKIKYKDYLRLVKEAESKELLKEKQAEV; from the exons ATGGAAGCGGGCCCGACGCACCGGACTGGTTTCCCTGTGTCCAGGGTGCGTATGATCATGAGGAGTTCACCGGAGGTGTCGTGCATCGGTCAGGACGCCGTGCAGATCACCACAAAAGCAGCG GAAAAATTTGTGGTGTTCTTGGCACGAGAGGCCCTCAAGCACAGCAAGGATCACAGGACGATTGAGTATTCTGACTTGGCGGCCGTCATAGATGCTCAAGAGCGTCTGGATTTTCTGAATG ATATTGTCCCACAGAAGATCAAGTACAAGGACTACCTGCGGCTTGTAAAGGAAGCAGAGTCCAAAGAACTGCTGAAGGAGAAGCAAGCCGAGGTGTAA
- the LOC142579278 gene encoding translation initiation factor eIF2B subunit alpha-like, translated as MEGVNADSINTDLEAMLRENSDLSPAVASLQLLLEFIEKDDYTTIQGMEENLQHVISDICTAKCSITCVRSACELFVRFATLTALDGSIDECKKNMSTRGRTFLEKMRAARSKIAALAAPFVQDRSTILTHSFSRVVRDTLFAAAEDHKHFTVYVTESAPDYSGRQLYNALEERGISVTLIVDSAVGYILEKVDMVLLGAEGVVESGGIINKIGTYTMAMCAKEKNIPIYVLAESFKFARKYPLNQKDLPDEQKYPSDKRNGKSDLSKEHPMIDYTPPAYITLLFTDLGILTPSAVSDELIKLYL; from the coding sequence ATGGAAGGTGTGAACGCTGATTCTATCAACACTGATTTGGAGGCCATGCTGCGTGAGAACTCCGATCTGTCACCTGCAGTGGCTTCGTTGCAGCTGCTGCTGGAGTTCATCGAGAAGGACGACTACACGACCATCCAAGGCATGGAAGAAAACCTCCAGCATGTTATCAGTGACATTTGTACTGCGAAGTGTTCGATCACGTGCGTCAGGTCTGCGTGCGAATTATTTGTGCGTTTTGCTACGCTCACCGCGCTCGACGGCTCCATTGACGAATGCAAGAAAAATATGTCTACTCGAGGCCGAACTTTCTTGGAGAAGATGCGCGCGGCACGCTCCAAAATTGCGGCGCTTGCGGCCCCCTTTGTCCAGGACCGCTCGACGATCCTGACGCATTCCTTCTCACGTGTCGTGCGTGACACGCTGTTCGCTGCGGCAGAGGACCACAAGCACTTCACTGTGTACGTGACCGAATCGGCGCCCGACTACAGTGGCCGGCAGTTATACAATGCACTTGAGGAGAGAGGCATCAGTGTTACGCTGATAGTCGATTCGGCGGTCGGCTACATTCTGGAAAAGGTGGACATGGTCCTTCTGGGAGCAGAGGGCGTTGTTGAAAGCGGTGGTATAATCAACAAAATTGGCACCTACACGATGGCCATGTGTGCCAAGGAAAAGAACATTCCCATTTACGTACTTGCCGAGAGCTTCAAGTTTGCCAGGAAGTATCCTTTGAACCAGAAGGATCTGCCAGATGAGCAGAAGTACCCGTCGGACAAGCGCAACGGCAAGAGTGATCTTTCAAAGGAGCACCCCATGATTGACTACACGCCACCTGCGTACATCACCCTGCTGTTCACTGACCTTGGAATTTTAACACCGTCAGCGGTTAGCGATGAGCTTATAAAGTTGTATTTGTGA